One window of the Indicator indicator isolate 239-I01 chromosome 13, UM_Iind_1.1, whole genome shotgun sequence genome contains the following:
- the LOC128970516 gene encoding cytochrome P450 2J6-like: protein MLTISQAFVVLIIFLLIVNFFKLQKACKQFPPGPAPLPLLGNMVHLNFQFHRDLLMELAKTHGNIYTLWFGWTPVIILNGYQAVKDGMTTHPEDVSGRMLAPFFRALAKGKGIMLASGRSWKQQRRFGIMTLRRMGMGKKCLEHRVQEEASHLVEFFMNLKGRPVDPSFPLFHSISNVICALVFGYHFSDEDKTFQELISATENLFRFAGSFVHQLYDLLPWLMSRLPGPHKKALSSYHVLSNFARKEVRRHVERGMSDEPQDFIDFYLAEMEKPKDGAKPKYDEDNLVYVINDLFLGGSETSSTTLYWGLLYMVVNPDIQEKVQKELDAVLGPSQLIFYEDRKKLPYTNAVVHEIQRFSNIVFVGMPRVCVRDTTLLGFPVKKGTIIMPNIASVLYDPGQWETPRQFNPGHFLDKEGNFIPREAFLPFSAGHRVCLGEHLARTELFIFFANLLRAFTFQLPEGVTRINTEPIFGGTLQPHPYRICAMPH from the exons ATGCTGACAATAAGTCAAGCTTTTGTAGTCTTGATCATTTTCCTGCTAATTGTTAACTTTTTCAAACTGCAAAAGGCATGCAAGCAATTCCCTCCTGGACCAGCTCCTCTCCCATTGCTTGGAAACATGGTGCACCTGAACTTCCAGTTTCACCGGGATCTTCTGATGGAG CTGGCAAAAACTCATGGCAACATATATACTTTGTGGTTTGGGTGGACACCAGTGATCATACTGAATGGCTATCAAGCAGTTAAGGATGGCATGACTACACACCCTGAAGATGTTTCTGGGCGGATGTTGGCTCCTTTCTTCAGAGCACTGGCCAAAGGAAAAG GTATTATGCTGGCAAGTGGTCgctcctggaagcagcagagacGCTTTGGTATAATGACTCTACGCAGAAtgggaatggggaaaaaatgcctGGAGCATCGAGTGCAAGAGGAGGCCTCTCACCTGGTGGAGTTCTTTATGAACCTAAAAG GAAGACCTGTGgatccttctttccctcttttccattCCATTTCAAATGTAATTTGTGCTCTGGTTTTTGGATATCATTTCTCTGATGAGGACAAAACCTTCCAGGAACTGATCAGTGCCACGGAGAATTTATTCAGGTTTGCAGGCAGCTTTGTTCATCAG CTGTATGATCTCTTGCCCTGGCTGATGAGCCGTCTCCCCGGCCCTCATAAGAAAGCTCTGTCTTCCTACCATGTCCTCAGCAACTTTGCAAGGAAGGAGGTCAGAAGGCACGTGGAGAGAGGGATGTCAGATGAACCACAGGATTTCATTGACTTTTACCTGGCTGAGATGGAAAAA CCTAAAGATGGGGCCAAGCCCAAGTATGATGAAGACAATTTGGTATATGTTATAAATGATCTTTTCCTTGGTGGATCAGAGACGTCAAGCACAACATTGTACTGGGGACTGCTCTATATGGTCGTGAATCCAGACATCCAAG AGAAAGTGCAGAAGGAGCTGGATGCTGTTTTGGGTCCTTCCCAGTTAATTTTCTATGAGGATCGGAAGAAACTGCCCTACACAAACGCTGTGGTTCATGAGATCCAACGCTTCAGCAACATTGTTTTTGTTGGCATGCCCAGAGTGTGTGTCAGGGACACAACGTTGCTAGGATTCCCTGTCAAAAAG GGTACCATCATTATGCCAAACATAGCATCTGTCCTGTATGATCCTGGGCAATGGGAAACACCTCGGCAGTTCAACCCTGGCCATTTCCTGGATAAAGAAGGAAACTTTATACCTCGAGAGGCCTTCTTACCATTCTCAGCAG GGCACCGTGTGTGTTTGGGGGAACATCTCGCGAGGACCGagctcttcattttctttgccaACCTGCTGCGAGCTTTCACcttccagctccctgaggggGTGACAAGGATCAACACAGAGCCTATTTTTGGGGGTACACTGCAGCCCCATCCCTACAGGATTTGTGCCATGCCACACTAG